In uncultured Bacteroides sp., the following proteins share a genomic window:
- a CDS encoding polysaccharide deacetylase family protein, producing the protein MIVVYADEKSPRLDYILSRIFKNTLGVEFYFTTNKDEFIASQLPSVNYSSEKLHKGLWIVPDTLLYSKGIIKQKIESFAHWKGYPVFFSQKEGDIPFDLFSAAFYLITRYEEYCSTALDIHGRYQYSDSVICRMGCIEEPIVDQWAYALKEELLKLNPDCKFAPRSFNFIPTIDIDHPYLYRNKGFILNALCLVKDLLRRNFSVFKDRLLTVLHLKEDIYFNFGYLLQLYKEQGTEGFFFVHRGPYGKFDRRYIYPSRHYKETLRRISEEHSVFIHPSYIAAFNNLQFCKEKMELEQVLNRKIEGSRQHFLRFRFPETFRQLLAAGIHDDYSVLYSNQYGFRAGTSIPFPFYDVEMNQETDLIIHPSAVMDITLLRDFNMTPQEALEKIKELAEKVRAVNGDFIVLFHNSSLTETNEWKGWKEIYTEMIKQI; encoded by the coding sequence ATGATTGTAGTTTATGCAGATGAAAAGAGTCCCCGACTCGATTATATACTTTCCCGGATATTCAAAAATACGCTGGGGGTTGAGTTCTATTTTACAACCAATAAAGATGAATTTATAGCTTCACAACTACCCTCTGTCAACTATTCTTCAGAGAAACTACATAAAGGACTATGGATAGTTCCGGACACCTTATTATATAGTAAAGGAATTATTAAACAGAAAATAGAAAGTTTTGCACACTGGAAAGGTTATCCGGTATTCTTTTCCCAGAAGGAAGGAGATATCCCCTTTGATTTATTCTCAGCGGCATTCTACCTAATAACAAGATATGAAGAATATTGTTCGACAGCACTAGACATCCATGGGCGTTATCAGTACTCAGATAGTGTTATCTGCAGAATGGGGTGCATTGAAGAGCCTATTGTTGATCAATGGGCTTACGCTTTAAAGGAAGAATTACTCAAACTTAACCCTGATTGCAAGTTTGCTCCCCGATCGTTCAATTTCATACCAACCATTGACATTGATCATCCCTACCTTTATCGCAACAAAGGCTTTATTCTGAATGCTTTATGCTTGGTAAAAGATCTATTGAGAAGAAATTTTTCTGTTTTCAAAGATCGGCTTCTTACTGTCCTCCATCTAAAAGAAGATATCTATTTCAATTTTGGGTACCTTCTCCAACTATATAAAGAGCAAGGGACTGAGGGATTTTTTTTTGTGCACAGAGGTCCTTATGGGAAGTTTGATCGCAGATATATTTACCCTTCCCGCCACTATAAAGAAACATTAAGACGTATCTCCGAAGAACATTCGGTTTTTATCCACCCCTCTTATATTGCAGCTTTCAATAATTTACAATTCTGCAAAGAGAAGATGGAACTGGAACAAGTGCTAAACAGAAAAATAGAAGGGAGCAGGCAACATTTCCTTCGTTTCCGCTTCCCTGAGACTTTCAGGCAATTACTGGCTGCCGGCATTCACGATGATTACTCTGTGCTTTATTCCAATCAATACGGATTCCGGGCCGGGACAAGCATTCCTTTCCCTTTCTATGATGTGGAGATGAATCAGGAAACCGACCTGATAATACATCCGTCGGCCGTAATGGATATTACTTTACTGAGGGATTTCAATATGACTCCACAAGAAGCACTTGAGAAAATAAAAGAGCTTGCTGAAAAAGTAAGAGCTGTAAATGGAGATTTCATCGTTCTTTTCCACAATTCCTCTCTGACAGAAACCAATGAATGGAAAGGGTGGAAAGAGATATATACAGAAATGATTAAACAAATATAA
- a CDS encoding 2-oxoacid:ferredoxin oxidoreductase subunit beta → MSEQLYTAKDFKSDQYVRWCPGCGDHALLNSLHKTMAELGIAPNMTAVISGIGCSSRLPYYMNTYGFHTIHGRAAAIATGVKVANPDLTVWQISGDGDGLAIGGNHFIHALRRNININIVLLNNRIYGLTKGQYSPTSPRGFVSKSSPYGTVEDPFRPAELAFGARGRFFGRCVDVDSPGSVEVLKASACHKGASVVEVLQNCVIFNDGCYSAVATKEGRAKNAIYLKQGKPMLFGENNDKGLMQQGFGLKVVTLGENGVTEKDILVHDAHCEDNTLHMKLALMEGPDFPVALGVIRDVQAPSYEECLYAQIKEVQAKKPARKLEDFLLSGETWEIK, encoded by the coding sequence ATGAGCGAACAATTATATACAGCAAAAGATTTTAAGAGTGATCAGTATGTTCGTTGGTGCCCGGGTTGTGGTGACCATGCGTTGCTTAATTCTTTGCACAAAACAATGGCGGAACTGGGCATTGCTCCGAACATGACAGCTGTGATTTCGGGTATTGGATGTTCATCCCGCCTACCTTACTATATGAATACTTACGGCTTTCATACCATTCATGGACGTGCAGCAGCCATTGCTACCGGAGTGAAGGTTGCTAATCCTGATTTAACCGTTTGGCAGATATCTGGTGACGGTGACGGACTGGCTATTGGTGGAAATCACTTTATTCATGCTCTTCGTAGAAATATAAATATCAATATTGTTCTTCTGAATAACCGTATTTACGGATTAACGAAAGGACAATATTCACCAACTTCTCCTCGTGGATTTGTATCTAAATCATCTCCTTACGGTACAGTAGAAGATCCTTTCCGCCCGGCAGAACTAGCTTTTGGTGCAAGAGGAAGATTCTTTGGAAGATGTGTGGATGTAGATTCTCCGGGTTCAGTTGAAGTGTTGAAAGCTTCAGCTTGCCATAAAGGAGCTTCTGTGGTTGAGGTATTGCAGAATTGTGTGATCTTTAATGATGGATGTTACAGTGCGGTTGCTACAAAAGAGGGACGTGCAAAGAATGCAATTTACCTGAAACAGGGAAAGCCAATGTTGTTTGGAGAAAACAATGACAAGGGTCTTATGCAACAAGGTTTTGGCTTGAAAGTGGTAACTTTGGGTGAGAATGGCGTAACTGAAAAAGATATTCTGGTGCACGATGCTCATTGTGAAGACAATACACTTCACATGAAACTAGCGTTGATGGAAGGTCCTGATTTTCCTGTTGCCTTAGGTGTTATCCGTGATGTACAGGCTCCAAGTTATGAGGAGTGTTTATATGCTCAAATCAAAGAGGTTCAGGCAAAGAAGCCAGCTCGTAAACTTGAAGATTTCTTGCTTAGTGGTGAAACTTGGGAAATTAAGTAA
- a CDS encoding acyltransferase yields the protein MTGELESKIISFLRFPLIAGVVLIHAYGGLTMQGKDMGTLNEYPINDAIQYLFSRILTSVCVPCFFFISGYLFYIKENDCYKNKIRKRIKTLLIPYLFWNALILLFLYTAQTLPSISNLFSGAHKLIRDYSFRDSLYAFWSVEGGDPIVGQFWFLRDLMVVCIFSPVIKIFINNFKHWGIFILGVLWFFDWWTNMLWFGSKAGFFFSLGAYFSLNKKSFLDSIYKYIHYEYIIYLVLIIADLISRDTKYNIYIHNSGVIIGLIVLIKSTAYLIKKRVHIMPVLTNASFLIYAMHEPFQRLFRKVLFKTLIPDREIAFIALYFTVPAIMITLITLFYLLLHKYYPSFLKYITGGR from the coding sequence ATGACAGGAGAATTAGAATCTAAAATCATTTCTTTTTTAAGGTTCCCGCTAATCGCAGGAGTTGTTCTTATACATGCATACGGCGGATTAACAATGCAAGGCAAAGACATGGGAACTCTGAATGAATATCCCATCAATGACGCCATTCAATATCTTTTCTCCAGAATACTTACCAGTGTATGCGTTCCCTGTTTCTTTTTCATCTCAGGCTATCTGTTTTACATTAAGGAGAACGATTGCTATAAAAACAAAATCAGAAAAAGAATAAAGACGCTCCTTATTCCTTACCTATTCTGGAATGCGCTGATTCTGCTTTTTTTGTATACAGCACAAACTTTACCATCTATCAGCAACCTTTTTTCTGGAGCCCACAAACTTATAAGAGATTACTCTTTCCGGGATTCCCTTTATGCATTCTGGTCAGTTGAGGGAGGTGATCCAATAGTAGGTCAGTTCTGGTTCTTAAGAGATTTAATGGTAGTATGCATTTTTAGCCCGGTAATAAAAATCTTTATCAACAACTTTAAGCATTGGGGAATATTCATTTTAGGTGTTCTTTGGTTCTTCGACTGGTGGACAAACATGCTTTGGTTTGGTAGCAAAGCCGGATTCTTCTTTTCTTTAGGAGCCTACTTCAGTCTGAATAAAAAGTCTTTCTTGGATAGCATCTATAAATATATCCATTATGAATATATTATTTATCTCGTTTTAATCATAGCTGATCTCATAAGCAGAGACACTAAATACAATATCTATATTCATAATTCAGGAGTAATAATTGGCCTGATAGTTCTTATTAAATCTACAGCATATTTAATAAAGAAAAGAGTGCATATAATGCCGGTACTGACCAATGCCAGTTTCTTAATTTATGCAATGCATGAACCATTCCAGCGGCTATTCAGAAAGGTTCTTTTCAAAACACTAATCCCTGATAGAGAGATTGCATTTATTGCTTTATACTTTACTGTTCCAGCAATAATGATTACCCTGATCACTCTGTTTTATTTACTTCTTCATAAATATTACCCGAGCTTCCTTAAATACATTACAGGTGGAAGATAA
- the pckA gene encoding phosphoenolpyruvate carboxykinase (ATP), with product MANLDLSKYGIVGATEILHNPSYEQLFAEETKAGLEGFEKGQVSELGAVNVMTGVYTGRSPKDKFFVKDATTENTVWWTSDEYKNDNKPLSQESWNVLKGVVTKELSQKRLFVMDTFCGANESSRLKIRFIMEVAWQAHFVKNMFIRPTEEELANYGEPDFVVMNGSKTDAGDDYAKLGLNSKTFVVFNLTEKIQLIGGTWYGGEMKKGMFSYMNYLLPLQGMASMHCSANTNKDGETAIFFGLSGTGKTTLSTDPKRELIGDDEHGWDDEGVFNFEGGCYAKVINLSKENEPDIYAAIKRDALLENVTVAADGKINFDDKTVTENTRVSYPIYHIENIVKPVSKAPAAKKVIFLSADAFGVLPPVSILTPEQTQYYFLSGFTAKLAGTERGITEPTPTFSSCFGAAFLSLHPTKYAQELVKKMDKSGAKAYLVNTGWNGTGKRISIKDTRGIIDAILDGSIDKAETKTIPYFSFEVPTALPGVDPKILDPRDTYADATQWEEKAKDLSARFIKNFAKFTGNEAGKALVAAGPQL from the coding sequence ATGGCAAACTTAGATTTAAGCAAGTATGGCATTGTAGGTGCAACTGAGATCCTACACAATCCATCTTACGAACAGTTGTTCGCAGAAGAAACAAAGGCTGGTTTGGAAGGCTTTGAAAAAGGTCAGGTATCAGAACTAGGTGCAGTAAATGTAATGACAGGTGTTTACACAGGTCGTTCTCCTAAAGATAAATTCTTTGTTAAAGATGCAACTACTGAAAATACAGTATGGTGGACTTCTGACGAATACAAGAATGATAACAAACCTCTTTCTCAGGAAAGCTGGAATGTATTGAAAGGTGTTGTTACAAAAGAACTTTCTCAAAAACGTCTTTTTGTTATGGATACTTTCTGCGGAGCTAACGAAAGCAGCCGTTTGAAAATCCGTTTCATCATGGAAGTAGCTTGGCAGGCACATTTCGTTAAGAATATGTTTATCCGTCCTACAGAAGAAGAATTGGCTAACTATGGCGAACCTGATTTCGTTGTAATGAATGGTTCTAAGACTGATGCAGGTGATGACTATGCTAAATTAGGTTTGAACTCTAAGACATTCGTTGTATTCAACTTGACTGAAAAAATCCAGTTGATCGGTGGTACTTGGTATGGTGGTGAAATGAAGAAAGGTATGTTCTCTTACATGAACTACTTACTTCCATTACAAGGTATGGCTTCTATGCACTGCTCTGCAAACACAAATAAAGATGGTGAAACAGCAATCTTCTTTGGTTTGTCAGGAACAGGTAAAACAACTCTTTCTACAGATCCAAAACGTGAATTGATCGGTGACGACGAACACGGATGGGATGATGAAGGTGTATTCAACTTTGAAGGTGGTTGTTATGCTAAGGTTATTAACTTGAGCAAAGAAAACGAACCTGATATCTACGCTGCAATCAAACGTGACGCTCTTCTTGAAAACGTTACTGTTGCTGCTGATGGTAAGATTAACTTCGATGATAAAACAGTAACTGAAAACACTCGTGTTTCTTATCCTATTTATCATATTGAAAACATCGTTAAGCCAGTTTCTAAGGCTCCTGCTGCTAAGAAGGTGATCTTCTTGTCTGCTGATGCATTCGGTGTTCTTCCTCCAGTTTCTATCTTAACTCCAGAACAAACTCAATATTACTTCCTTTCTGGTTTCACTGCTAAATTAGCTGGAACAGAACGTGGTATTACTGAACCAACTCCAACATTCTCTTCTTGTTTCGGTGCAGCATTCCTTTCTTTACACCCAACAAAATATGCTCAGGAATTGGTTAAGAAGATGGATAAGTCAGGTGCTAAGGCATACTTGGTTAACACTGGTTGGAATGGTACTGGTAAGAGAATCTCTATCAAAGATACAAGAGGTATCATTGATGCTATCCTTGATGGTTCTATTGACAAAGCAGAAACTAAGACTATCCCTTACTTCTCTTTCGAAGTTCCAACAGCTTTACCAGGTGTAGATCCTAAGATCTTAGATCCTCGTGATACTTATGCTGATGCAACTCAATGGGAAGAAAAAGCAAAAGATCTTTCTGCTCGTTTCATCAAGAACTTCGCTAAGTTCACAGGTAACGAAGCTGGTAAAGCATTAGTTGCTGCTGGCCCACAACTTTAA
- a CDS encoding TonB-dependent receptor, with protein sequence MKRLLLGTLLLVISICSYAASIELGGIKGTVIDSKTKEALQFVSVSIKTKTHTSLVKGVVTDQSGSFALGGLKDGTYIVSVSYIGYKAYEKEFTINSSKKSVNMSMISLAEDSHELKGVEVTGQKSQMKFEIDKKVFNVDQNIASAGGSASDVLTNIPSVEVSNEGEVSLRGNSNVTVWINGKASGLSADNRAQVLEQMPAESIEKIEVITNPSAKYSPDGTAGIINIVLKQDRKAGYFGSAQGGADTRGGYNGSFNINYSSSKFDIYGNAGYRHHERTGGGFTNRTNTQSTESTSDDTYLNQTSDQDGSRSGLFLRGGVTYHYTPKDHFTVGGFGMFGKMKSNNSINYLSNVPGSFNKSNRLSDSDNSMNGGNVELGYKHDFTKDSYLDFTASYNNWGMDNTSIFNQNSFYTDKTTSSYQRQLNNINNNNWEFQLDYQNKINDNTKLEAGYKGTLGRENSPVQTYSGTTEGSALFDNNLYNRFIYNQDVHALYATYSGRVSKFGYQLGMRGEYSKIDTRSEDYAKNSIPFSKDYFSLFPSAFVSYALPNNNEIQLNYTRRISRPWGPQLNSFMNITDSTNISFGNPELNPEYSNAFELNYIKNWEDQMLSLSGYYRTTDDVIQSIRYLDGNVMKSTYDNVAKSQSAGVELVGKNKLLKILDLTTTVNLFYYKLDGFSYLPKGAVIPVIGKGNEDFSWNARMIANVILPKAISLQLTGSYNAKQVVAQGTQKANYSFDAGLRKSFMNKKFSLSINARDILNSRSQQTLTYGSGFIQDSKNWRSGRQVGFVFTYNFGNMRAKSNKTNKPSDENMSMPMNEE encoded by the coding sequence ATGAAAAGATTGTTGTTGGGCACATTGTTGCTTGTTATTAGTATTTGTAGTTATGCGGCTTCCATTGAGTTGGGAGGTATTAAAGGTACGGTAATTGATTCAAAAACAAAGGAGGCTTTGCAGTTCGTTAGTGTTAGCATTAAAACGAAAACTCATACTTCTTTGGTAAAAGGAGTTGTTACAGACCAGAGTGGGTCATTCGCTTTAGGAGGGTTAAAAGATGGCACATATATTGTAAGTGTCTCGTACATTGGATATAAAGCATATGAAAAGGAGTTTACGATAAACTCTTCAAAGAAGAGTGTAAATATGAGTATGATTTCTCTGGCCGAAGATAGTCATGAGCTAAAGGGAGTGGAAGTAACAGGCCAAAAGTCTCAGATGAAATTTGAAATAGACAAAAAAGTCTTTAATGTAGATCAGAATATTGCTTCTGCCGGTGGATCGGCAAGTGATGTTTTAACCAATATTCCTTCTGTCGAAGTGAGCAATGAAGGGGAAGTTTCTCTTCGTGGTAATTCAAATGTTACAGTCTGGATTAACGGAAAAGCATCCGGCTTGTCTGCTGATAACAGAGCTCAGGTTCTGGAACAGATGCCTGCAGAAAGTATTGAGAAAATAGAGGTGATAACTAATCCTTCAGCAAAATACAGTCCCGACGGTACGGCTGGTATCATCAATATTGTATTGAAACAAGATCGTAAAGCCGGTTATTTTGGTAGTGCACAGGGTGGAGCAGATACGAGAGGTGGATACAATGGAAGTTTCAATATCAATTACAGCAGCAGTAAGTTTGATATTTATGGGAATGCAGGTTATCGTCACCATGAAAGAACCGGAGGTGGTTTTACCAATAGAACAAATACTCAGAGTACCGAAAGTACAAGTGATGACACTTACTTAAATCAGACATCTGATCAGGATGGAAGCCGTTCTGGATTATTCCTAAGAGGAGGCGTTACTTATCATTATACCCCCAAAGATCACTTTACTGTTGGCGGATTTGGTATGTTTGGTAAAATGAAAAGCAATAACTCTATCAACTATTTAAGTAATGTTCCTGGCTCTTTTAATAAAAGTAATCGTTTGTCGGACTCCGATAATTCCATGAATGGTGGAAATGTGGAACTTGGATATAAGCATGATTTTACAAAAGACAGCTATCTGGATTTTACTGCATCCTATAATAACTGGGGGATGGACAATACCAGTATTTTCAATCAGAACTCTTTCTATACAGATAAAACAACATCGTCATATCAACGTCAGCTAAATAATATAAATAATAATAACTGGGAATTCCAGTTGGATTATCAGAATAAAATAAATGATAATACAAAGCTGGAAGCGGGTTATAAAGGAACACTTGGAAGAGAAAATAGTCCTGTTCAGACTTATTCTGGCACCACCGAAGGTTCTGCATTATTTGATAATAACTTGTATAACCGGTTTATTTATAATCAGGATGTTCATGCGTTGTATGCCACTTATTCTGGTCGTGTTAGTAAGTTTGGTTATCAGTTGGGTATGCGTGGCGAATATTCAAAGATAGATACCAGATCAGAAGATTATGCAAAAAATAGTATTCCATTTTCAAAGGATTACTTTAGTTTGTTCCCAAGTGCATTTGTTTCCTATGCATTGCCGAACAATAATGAAATACAGTTGAATTACACCCGACGTATTTCACGACCATGGGGACCTCAGTTAAATTCTTTTATGAATATTACTGACTCAACAAACATCTCTTTTGGTAACCCGGAATTGAATCCCGAATATTCTAATGCATTTGAATTAAATTACATTAAGAACTGGGAAGATCAGATGCTTTCTTTGTCTGGCTATTACCGTACAACGGATGATGTAATTCAGAGTATTAGATATCTGGATGGAAATGTAATGAAGAGCACATATGACAATGTGGCTAAGTCTCAGTCGGCCGGTGTTGAGTTGGTAGGTAAAAACAAGCTGCTTAAAATACTTGATCTTACTACAACAGTAAATCTGTTCTATTATAAACTTGATGGATTTAGCTATTTACCAAAAGGAGCTGTGATTCCGGTGATTGGTAAAGGCAATGAGGATTTCTCATGGAATGCCCGAATGATTGCCAATGTTATCCTTCCAAAAGCAATTTCTCTGCAGTTAACAGGAAGCTATAATGCTAAGCAGGTTGTGGCTCAGGGTACACAAAAAGCAAATTATTCATTTGATGCCGGTTTACGAAAGTCGTTTATGAATAAGAAATTTAGTCTGAGCATCAATGCCCGCGATATTCTTAATTCCCGCAGTCAGCAAACACTTACCTATGGTTCCGGATTTATACAGGATTCAAAAAACTGGAGAAGTGGAAGACAGGTTGGCTTTGTATTCACATATAATTTCGGAAATATGCGAGCAAAAAGTAATAAGACAAATAAGCCAAGCGATGAAAATATGTCGATGCCTATGAATGAAGAATAA
- the upp gene encoding uracil phosphoribosyltransferase has protein sequence MKIINFGETNSILNQYVSEIRNVEVQNDSMRFRRNIERIGEIMAYEMSKEFAYSTKNVQTPLGIAPVNTPDNEIVISTILRAGLPFHQGFLNYFDKAENAFVSAYRKYKDALKFEINIEYIASPRIAGKTLIITDPMLATGSSLELSYGAMLTKGNPSEIHVAAIIASKQAIEYIQKIFPEEKTTIWCAAIDPEIDSHSYIVPGLGDAGDLAYGEKE, from the coding sequence ATGAAGATTATTAATTTTGGTGAGACAAATTCCATTTTAAATCAGTATGTTTCAGAAATAAGAAACGTAGAAGTGCAAAATGACAGCATGCGCTTCCGACGCAATATTGAGCGAATTGGTGAAATTATGGCTTATGAAATGAGTAAGGAATTTGCTTATTCAACTAAAAATGTTCAGACTCCACTAGGCATTGCTCCTGTAAACACTCCGGATAACGAGATTGTTATCAGCACAATTCTTCGTGCCGGTCTTCCTTTCCATCAAGGTTTCTTAAACTATTTTGATAAAGCAGAAAATGCGTTTGTATCAGCATATAGAAAATACAAAGACGCACTTAAGTTTGAAATCAATATTGAGTACATTGCCTCTCCACGAATTGCCGGCAAAACATTAATCATTACCGACCCAATGCTTGCTACAGGAAGTTCTCTGGAACTAAGCTATGGTGCTATGCTAACAAAAGGTAATCCATCTGAAATACATGTTGCCGCTATTATTGCAAGCAAACAGGCAATTGAGTATATTCAGAAAATATTCCCTGAGGAAAAGACAACTATCTGGTGTGCAGCAATTGACCCGGAAATTGATTCTCATTCTTATATTGTTCCGGGATTAGGAGATGCAGGTGACTTAGCATACGGAGAAAAAGAGTAA
- a CDS encoding 2-oxoacid:acceptor oxidoreductase subunit alpha, producing MADEMVVKELERVVVRFSGDSGDGMQLAGNIFSNLSAVLGNDISTFPDYPAEIRAPQGTISGVSGFQVHIGAKKVFTSGDKCDVLVAMNPAALKTNVKFITPQSIIIIDTDSFTKKDLEKALYVTDDPFTELGILNQVLDAPISSMCKESLKDSGLDNKAAVRCKNMFALGLVCWLFNRPLDHAMHMLNDKFAKKPTIAEANIKVLTDGYNYGHNIHASVSTYIVESKGEKEKGFYTDVNGNLATSYGLVAAAEKAGLQLFLGSYPITPATDILHNLAKWKELGVVTVQCEDEISGACSAIGASFAGNLAVTTTSGPGICLKSEAINLAVIAELPLVIVNVQRGGPSTGLPTKSEQTDLLQAVYGRNGESPLVVIAATSPTNCFDSAYMAAKIALEHMTPVILLTDAYIANGSAAWKIPSLKDYPEIKPNYVTKEMQEVWKPYMRNMESQVRYWAVPGMEGFMHRVGGLEKDFATSAISTDPDNHQKMTLTRQEKIDYIANCIPELEVQGDKDADLLVVGWGGTYGHLYSAVEKCQQEGKKVALAHFQYINPMPKNTEEVLRAFKKIVVVEQNLGQFAGLLRMKIPGLDICQFNRVKGQPFNVNRLAEEFTKLMEEK from the coding sequence ATGGCAGACGAAATGGTAGTTAAAGAATTAGAGAGAGTGGTAGTTCGCTTCTCTGGTGATTCCGGTGATGGTATGCAGTTGGCCGGAAACATTTTCTCTAATTTATCAGCTGTATTAGGAAATGATATTTCTACATTTCCCGATTATCCGGCTGAAATCCGTGCCCCGCAGGGAACAATTAGTGGAGTTTCCGGTTTCCAGGTACATATTGGTGCAAAGAAAGTTTTTACTTCGGGTGATAAATGCGATGTTCTTGTTGCAATGAACCCCGCAGCATTAAAAACCAATGTGAAATTCATTACTCCACAATCCATTATTATTATCGATACAGACTCTTTTACCAAGAAGGATCTGGAGAAAGCGCTTTATGTAACTGATGATCCTTTTACAGAACTGGGTATTCTGAACCAGGTTCTTGATGCGCCTATCTCTTCTATGTGTAAAGAGAGTCTGAAGGATAGCGGGCTGGATAATAAAGCTGCCGTTCGTTGCAAAAATATGTTTGCTTTAGGACTGGTTTGCTGGTTATTCAATCGTCCTTTGGATCATGCTATGCACATGCTTAACGATAAGTTTGCAAAGAAACCTACTATTGCCGAAGCAAATATCAAGGTGTTGACGGATGGATACAATTATGGTCATAATATCCATGCTTCAGTATCTACTTATATCGTTGAATCTAAGGGTGAGAAAGAAAAAGGCTTTTATACTGATGTGAATGGTAACCTTGCCACTTCTTACGGACTTGTTGCTGCTGCTGAAAAAGCTGGCTTACAGTTGTTCTTAGGTTCATATCCTATTACTCCGGCTACTGATATTCTTCATAATCTTGCTAAATGGAAAGAGCTGGGGGTAGTTACTGTGCAGTGTGAAGATGAAATTTCTGGTGCATGTAGTGCTATCGGAGCCTCTTTTGCAGGTAATCTGGCGGTAACAACTACATCGGGTCCGGGTATTTGTCTTAAAAGTGAAGCTATTAATCTGGCTGTTATTGCTGAGCTACCATTAGTGATTGTGAATGTTCAGCGTGGTGGTCCTTCAACAGGTTTGCCAACCAAGAGCGAACAGACCGACTTATTGCAGGCTGTTTATGGCCGTAACGGTGAAAGTCCGCTGGTTGTAATAGCTGCAACTTCTCCTACAAATTGTTTTGATTCTGCTTATATGGCAGCTAAAATAGCATTGGAGCATATGACTCCGGTCATTCTTCTTACAGATGCATATATTGCCAACGGGTCTGCAGCGTGGAAGATTCCTTCACTGAAAGATTATCCTGAAATTAAACCTAACTATGTAACCAAAGAGATGCAGGAAGTATGGAAGCCATACATGCGCAATATGGAATCTCAGGTTCGTTACTGGGCTGTTCCTGGTATGGAAGGCTTTATGCATAGAGTAGGTGGACTGGAAAAAGATTTTGCTACAAGTGCAATTTCTACTGATCCGGACAATCACCAGAAAATGACATTGACCCGTCAGGAAAAAATTGATTATATTGCTAATTGCATTCCGGAGCTGGAAGTTCAGGGCGACAAAGATGCCGACCTGCTTGTTGTAGGATGGGGAGGTACTTACGGTCACCTTTATTCTGCTGTTGAAAAATGTCAGCAAGAGGGTAAAAAGGTAGCTTTGGCTCATTTCCAATACATCAATCCAATGCCTAAGAACACTGAAGAGGTGCTGAGAGCATTCAAAAAGATTGTTGTGGTTGAACAGAACCTGGGACAGTTTGCCGGACTTCTTCGTATGAAGATTCCAGGATTGGATATCTGTCAGTTCAATAGAGTGAAAGGACAGCCTTTCAATGTGAATAGACTTGCGGAAGAATTTACTAAATTGATGGAGGAAAAGTAA